A part of Paenibacillus sp. 481 genomic DNA contains:
- a CDS encoding SDR family NAD(P)-dependent oxidoreductase — MKNFIIFGASKGLGEAFVKGLPEQGDHVWIVSRSRPDSLNLNNGVHKHWIEVDLSSSEASKQIANTLNGITLDVLIYNVGIWESRGFTDDYNFEEDAPEEIANIVHVNVTSAITCIQKLLPNLKQSANGKIILIGSTAGLDNSNYTQISFAASKFALRGICNSLREHVKQDGIGVTCINPGEIATQIPYEEGVDKVLAAHGGTQIPLQDIVSLVKCVINLSKASCVKEIHMPTMLDTNA; from the coding sequence ATGAAAAATTTTATTATTTTTGGTGCAAGCAAAGGGTTAGGTGAAGCGTTTGTCAAAGGATTACCAGAACAGGGTGATCACGTATGGATCGTTTCCAGAAGTCGCCCGGACAGTTTGAACCTCAACAATGGTGTTCATAAACATTGGATCGAAGTTGACTTATCGTCATCTGAGGCAAGCAAGCAGATTGCGAATACATTGAATGGCATTACCTTGGATGTACTCATTTATAATGTGGGGATATGGGAGAGCAGAGGATTTACAGATGACTACAATTTTGAGGAAGATGCACCAGAAGAAATTGCAAATATCGTTCATGTAAATGTAACATCGGCCATTACTTGCATCCAAAAACTGTTGCCGAATCTTAAACAATCAGCTAACGGAAAGATCATCTTAATCGGCTCTACAGCAGGTCTTGACAACAGTAATTATACCCAAATCTCATTTGCCGCTTCAAAATTCGCCTTGCGTGGGATTTGCAATTCGTTACGGGAACATGTGAAGCAGGATGGAATAGGGGTAACGTGTATTAACCCTGGTGAAATTGCTACCCAAATTCCTTATGAAGAAGGAGTGGACAAAGTGTTAGCGGCTCATGGCGGTACACAAATCCCCCTTCAGGATATCGTTTCACTAGTAAAATGCGTCATAAACCTCTCAAAGGCGTCTTGTGTGAAAGAAATACATATGCCTACGATGCTGGATACGAATGCATAA
- the dagF gene encoding 2-dehydro-3-deoxy-phosphogluconate aldolase, whose amino-acid sequence MSNLTNRFYKNRVALNVLANSVENAKGIFEAAEGYVFVGVLSKNYATVEEAVTAMKQYGAEIEDAVSIGLGAGDNRQAAVVAEIVKHYAGSHINQVFTAVGATRANLGGKESWINSLVSPTGRVGYVNISTGPLSAAQDEPAFVPVKTAIAMVRDMGGNALKYFPMNGLSCEDELRAVAQACAEAGFALEPTGGIDKENFEPIVRIALEAKVPQIIPHVYSSIIDKETGDTNVDDVRELLAVVKNLVDRHG is encoded by the coding sequence ATGTCTAATCTAACAAATCGTTTTTACAAAAATCGTGTCGCATTGAATGTATTAGCTAATAGTGTTGAAAATGCAAAAGGGATTTTCGAAGCAGCAGAAGGCTATGTCTTCGTCGGCGTGCTGTCGAAAAACTATGCAACGGTGGAAGAAGCGGTTACAGCAATGAAACAATACGGAGCGGAAATTGAGGATGCCGTATCGATCGGATTGGGCGCGGGTGACAATCGCCAAGCGGCTGTTGTTGCAGAGATTGTGAAACATTACGCGGGCAGCCACATTAACCAAGTGTTTACAGCGGTAGGTGCAACACGCGCTAACCTTGGTGGCAAAGAGAGCTGGATTAATAGCTTAGTGTCGCCGACAGGTCGCGTTGGATATGTGAATATTTCAACGGGCCCGTTAAGCGCAGCACAGGATGAGCCTGCTTTCGTGCCGGTTAAAACGGCGATTGCAATGGTGCGTGATATGGGCGGTAACGCGTTGAAATACTTCCCGATGAATGGGTTAAGCTGTGAAGACGAGCTTCGCGCTGTCGCACAAGCGTGTGCTGAAGCAGGGTTTGCTTTAGAGCCGACGGGTGGCATTGATAAAGAGAACTTTGAACCGATTGTTCGGATTGCGCTGGAAGCGAAAGTGCCACAAATTATTCCGCACGTCTATTCATCGATTATCGACAAAGAAACAGGCGACACGAATGTCGATGACGTACGTGAGCTGCTTGCGGTCGTGAAGAACTTGGTAGACCGCCATGGCTAA
- a CDS encoding aldo/keto reductase, translating to MKATPLNRRNIPVSQLVLGCMGLGGSWNHDPVTAEHVVQAHHAVEAALSIGINMFDHADIYTKGKAEEVFGRLLKERPEWREQMFIQSKCGIRPSEAPGIPGRYDLSEAHILRSVDGILQRLGLDYIDFLLLHRPDPLMDPEEVARAIDQLKASGKVRWFGVSNMSAGQIRLLQAYSNEPFVINQLEMSLAKSGWLDTGVQVNTDAAAHDTFPEGTLEYCRLENIQLQAWGPLAQGIYSGRTLDDQPDNVKATAKLVQQLAEQKDTTPEAIVLSWLMYHPAGIQPVIGTANPDRIRACKDAGRISLTREEWYSLYIYSRGNPLP from the coding sequence ATGAAAGCAACCCCATTAAATCGCCGCAACATTCCTGTCAGCCAGCTCGTACTCGGCTGTATGGGGCTTGGCGGCTCTTGGAACCATGATCCTGTAACAGCGGAGCATGTTGTACAAGCTCACCATGCAGTAGAAGCAGCTTTGTCGATCGGCATCAATATGTTCGATCATGCTGATATTTACACGAAAGGCAAGGCCGAGGAAGTGTTTGGCCGTCTACTTAAAGAAAGACCTGAATGGAGAGAACAGATGTTCATTCAATCCAAGTGCGGCATTCGCCCTAGTGAAGCACCAGGTATACCGGGCCGTTACGATCTTTCTGAGGCGCACATCTTACGCAGTGTGGACGGGATTCTACAACGATTAGGGCTTGATTATATCGATTTCTTACTTCTCCATCGTCCTGATCCGTTGATGGACCCCGAAGAAGTAGCACGAGCAATCGACCAGTTGAAGGCCTCTGGCAAGGTGCGCTGGTTCGGCGTCTCTAATATGAGCGCCGGTCAAATAAGGCTGCTGCAAGCGTACAGCAATGAGCCTTTCGTCATTAACCAGCTCGAAATGAGCCTGGCTAAGAGCGGCTGGCTGGACACTGGCGTGCAAGTGAATACCGACGCTGCCGCACACGACACGTTTCCTGAAGGTACGCTGGAATATTGCCGCTTGGAGAACATTCAACTGCAAGCGTGGGGACCGCTTGCGCAAGGCATTTACTCCGGTCGGACGCTGGATGACCAACCGGACAACGTTAAAGCTACAGCCAAACTGGTACAACAGTTGGCCGAGCAAAAAGACACAACACCGGAAGCGATCGTGTTGTCTTGGCTCATGTACCATCCAGCAGGCATTCAGCCTGTGATTGGAACAGCGAACCCTGACCGCATCCGTGCATGTAAAGACGCGGGTCGAATTTCGTTAACGAGAGAAGAATGGTATTCTCTCTATATATATTCTCGTGGAAACCCTCTTCCATAG
- a CDS encoding sugar kinase encodes MAKRVAAFGEVMMRLQVPGHELLSQANTLKYSFSGTGVNVTAALARYGHAGYLVSTLPANAVGDAAAAYLQKLGVAGSFMNRAGKYVGMYFLENGFGARPSRVTYSNRLESSFNTAPEGAYDFTAIARSIDVVHFCGITLAMNDAVRGHMKAFARAVKEQGGTVVFDCNYRPTLWGEDGYEQARAHYEDMLHLADIVMMNEKDAMFVLGMKTDKQERHEQLVELIPAVAQKYSISVIAGTHRSINSDNTHMLRGFMFKQGAFAFSSTLTFSVYDRIGAGDAYTSGIVHGELEGFSVEKTVEFAAAAGMLAHTIVGDTPMSSESEILRAMTEAVGDVER; translated from the coding sequence ATGGCTAAACGGGTCGCGGCATTTGGCGAGGTTATGATGCGGTTGCAAGTGCCAGGGCATGAGCTATTGTCGCAGGCGAACACCCTTAAGTACTCCTTCTCGGGCACAGGGGTAAATGTTACGGCGGCGCTTGCGCGCTATGGGCATGCAGGCTACCTTGTGTCCACCTTGCCAGCCAACGCGGTTGGCGATGCGGCAGCAGCGTACTTGCAGAAGCTAGGTGTAGCTGGCTCTTTTATGAATCGTGCTGGCAAGTATGTCGGCATGTACTTTTTAGAAAACGGATTCGGGGCGCGACCTAGTCGGGTGACGTATTCCAATCGATTGGAAAGTAGCTTCAATACGGCCCCAGAAGGTGCCTATGATTTTACTGCGATTGCGAGGAGCATCGATGTCGTTCATTTTTGCGGCATTACGTTGGCGATGAATGACGCTGTGCGGGGGCATATGAAAGCCTTTGCGCGCGCTGTCAAAGAGCAAGGCGGCACCGTCGTCTTCGACTGCAACTATCGTCCGACCCTGTGGGGTGAAGACGGCTATGAGCAGGCGCGAGCGCATTATGAGGACATGCTGCACTTGGCCGATATTGTGATGATGAACGAGAAGGACGCGATGTTCGTCCTCGGTATGAAGACAGACAAGCAGGAGCGGCACGAACAGCTTGTAGAGCTGATTCCAGCTGTAGCGCAAAAATATTCGATCTCGGTAATCGCGGGAACGCACCGTTCGATTAACAGTGATAATACGCATATGCTGCGCGGCTTTATGTTTAAGCAAGGCGCATTCGCATTTTCATCAACACTCACGTTTTCGGTCTATGATCGAATTGGGGCTGGAGATGCTTATACGAGTGGTATCGTACATGGTGAGCTGGAAGGTTTCTCCGTCGAGAAGACAGTCGAGTTTGCCGCAGCAGCAGGAATGCTGGCGCATACGATTGTGGGTGATACGCCGATGTCCTCAGAAAGTGAAATTTTACGCGCGATGACTGAGGCTGTGGGGGATGTAGAAAGGTAG
- a CDS encoding DgaE family pyridoxal phosphate-dependent ammonia lyase, whose protein sequence is MANSWNAKYGLKRVINASGRMSILGVSAPTDTVMEAMKQGGQRYVEIADLVDKAGDYVARILGSEAAVIVNSASSGIALSVAALVTKGNRRKSERLHQEHISRNEIIMLKGHNVQYGAPVETMIYLGGGKVVEVGYANEGRAEHIEDAITECTAAILYVKSHHAVQKNMISVEEAWEIAQRNGVPLIVDAAAEEDIQKYVKYSDLAIYSGSKAIEGPTSGIIGGKRMYIEWVKVQLHGIGRSMKVGKETTFGLLQALDEYGVKEDNSEQEKAALQTLMPLNELAGVTVTIVQDEAGRAIFRARIQINPEQAHTTATEVNNGLREGEIAIYTRDYGVRQGYFDIDPRPLQGDDIQVIASTIRTLLGGN, encoded by the coding sequence ATGGCGAACTCATGGAATGCTAAATATGGACTTAAACGTGTCATTAATGCTAGTGGACGAATGAGTATTCTCGGTGTATCTGCACCGACGGATACGGTTATGGAGGCCATGAAGCAAGGTGGTCAACGTTATGTAGAGATAGCTGATTTAGTCGATAAAGCAGGAGATTATGTAGCGCGTATACTTGGCTCCGAAGCAGCCGTTATCGTCAATTCGGCTTCGAGCGGGATTGCCTTGTCTGTGGCGGCGCTCGTGACAAAAGGAAACCGCCGCAAGAGTGAGCGCCTCCACCAAGAGCATATTTCCCGCAACGAGATCATCATGCTCAAAGGCCACAACGTTCAATATGGTGCTCCTGTTGAAACGATGATTTATTTGGGCGGCGGCAAGGTCGTTGAGGTGGGCTACGCCAACGAAGGTCGTGCTGAGCATATTGAAGATGCGATCACGGAATGTACGGCAGCTATTTTGTATGTGAAGTCTCACCATGCTGTTCAAAAGAACATGATTTCGGTCGAAGAAGCATGGGAGATTGCGCAGCGTAATGGCGTTCCGCTGATCGTGGATGCGGCGGCGGAGGAAGATATTCAGAAGTATGTGAAATACTCGGATCTAGCGATTTACAGTGGGTCAAAGGCGATAGAAGGACCCACATCAGGTATTATTGGCGGCAAGCGCATGTATATCGAGTGGGTCAAAGTACAGTTGCACGGAATTGGCCGTAGTATGAAGGTCGGTAAGGAAACGACTTTTGGGCTTCTTCAAGCACTGGATGAATACGGTGTCAAAGAAGATAACAGCGAGCAAGAAAAAGCGGCACTCCAAACTTTGATGCCGTTGAATGAACTAGCAGGTGTCACGGTGACGATTGTACAAGACGAAGCAGGCCGAGCAATCTTCCGTGCGCGGATTCAAATTAACCCAGAGCAAGCGCATACAACAGCGACAGAAGTGAATAATGGACTGCGCGAAGGTGAGATTGCGATTTACACACGTGATTATGGGGTTAGACAAGGCTATTTCGATATCGATCCGCGTCCGCTTCAAGGCGATGATATTCAGGTTATTGCATCTACAATTCGTACATTACTAGGGGGAAACTAA
- a CDS encoding GntR family transcriptional regulator, protein MQVYVSRKKGPLYLQIKKILKDRILHGEYPLELNIPSEPQLEAEFQVSKITVRNAITELVQEGYLEKRSGKGTKVIRNTSISKLSKGKRFTEVLVEERHKIQKQLLKVAVVRSEEGTEPHRLFGGDVLCIERLYRLDDAPYIHYTHYLSASLGDIVTSEISDMQLQSLYELLEEHGISLEKFRDEFAVAVAPLHVEKVLQLKEAAPLLKRSRYSYDASGKVIEYSEGYYNTGMQPYLVNYDA, encoded by the coding sequence ATTCAAGTGTACGTATCTCGGAAAAAAGGTCCACTCTATTTACAAATTAAAAAAATATTAAAAGATCGCATCCTGCACGGGGAATATCCCTTGGAGTTGAATATCCCGTCAGAGCCACAACTAGAAGCTGAATTTCAAGTCAGTAAAATAACGGTTCGAAATGCGATCACCGAGCTTGTTCAGGAAGGATATTTGGAAAAGCGAAGTGGTAAAGGGACGAAAGTCATTCGAAATACGTCCATTTCCAAACTTTCTAAAGGGAAACGCTTTACGGAAGTGTTAGTGGAAGAACGGCACAAAATTCAAAAGCAGCTGCTGAAAGTCGCAGTTGTGCGCAGCGAAGAGGGAACAGAGCCGCATCGCTTATTCGGGGGTGATGTACTCTGTATAGAGCGTCTGTATCGCCTTGATGATGCACCGTATATTCATTACACGCACTATTTGAGTGCTAGCCTGGGGGATATCGTGACGTCGGAAATTTCGGACATGCAGCTTCAGTCTCTGTATGAGCTACTAGAAGAGCACGGGATTTCCCTCGAAAAATTCCGCGATGAGTTTGCGGTTGCTGTAGCACCTCTTCATGTGGAGAAGGTGCTGCAACTTAAGGAAGCAGCTCCGTTGTTGAAGCGCTCGCGCTATTCTTACGACGCATCTGGCAAGGTGATCGAGTATAGCGAAGGGTACTATAACACGGGAATGCAGCCGTATCTGGTTAATTACGATGCATAG
- a CDS encoding amidohydrolase/deacetylase family metallohydrolase, giving the protein MNDRYVLHNVKRVNEDAIDIVIENGKIAEVTASGSGRGRRVVDFSGMYVSSGWIDIHVHAFAKLAPYGDEIDEIGIKHGVTTIVDAGSCGADRIAELIASSEQARTNVLAFLNISRIGLNRIDELSNLEWIDKHRVAQAVEQHRDKIVGLKARISKSVVGGNGIEPLFIAKLLSRAADLPLMVHIGSGPPSIEEVVSLMDNRDIITHYLNGKANNLFDATGKPLQVLKDAIERGVHLDVGHGTASFSFRAAEAAKRHGIGLHTISTDIYRGNRLNGPVYNMAHVLSKFLYLGYSLEEVILAVTSNAADWLRKPELGRIQAGDPAYLTLFTLNREPLELVDSEGDKRVTDISIQTKGVVVNGELMEC; this is encoded by the coding sequence ATGAATGATCGGTATGTCCTACACAATGTGAAGCGCGTGAACGAAGACGCAATCGATATCGTGATTGAAAATGGAAAAATTGCTGAAGTGACAGCGTCTGGGAGTGGACGTGGGCGTAGAGTAGTCGATTTTTCAGGCATGTACGTGTCGAGTGGATGGATTGATATACATGTGCATGCTTTTGCGAAACTAGCGCCGTACGGTGATGAAATCGACGAAATCGGAATCAAGCACGGTGTAACGACGATTGTGGATGCAGGAAGCTGCGGCGCAGATCGGATCGCGGAGTTGATTGCGAGCAGCGAACAAGCGAGAACGAATGTGCTTGCCTTTTTGAACATTTCGCGGATCGGTCTGAACCGAATCGATGAATTATCGAATCTAGAGTGGATAGATAAGCATCGGGTCGCACAGGCGGTGGAGCAACATAGAGATAAGATAGTTGGCTTAAAGGCGCGGATTAGTAAAAGTGTTGTCGGCGGCAACGGCATTGAGCCTTTGTTCATTGCAAAACTGCTGTCCAGAGCAGCGGATCTACCCTTAATGGTACACATCGGTTCCGGCCCTCCGTCGATTGAGGAAGTCGTTTCGTTGATGGACAACAGAGATATCATTACGCATTATTTGAACGGTAAGGCTAACAATCTTTTTGATGCAACTGGAAAGCCTCTGCAAGTGCTCAAGGATGCTATCGAGCGTGGTGTGCATTTGGATGTCGGCCATGGGACGGCAAGCTTCTCGTTTCGGGCTGCGGAAGCGGCTAAGCGACATGGTATTGGTCTACATACGATTAGTACAGACATCTATCGCGGTAATCGCTTGAACGGGCCTGTGTACAACATGGCGCACGTACTCTCGAAGTTTCTGTATCTCGGCTACTCGCTAGAGGAAGTGATCCTAGCCGTTACCTCCAATGCGGCAGACTGGCTTCGCAAGCCGGAACTCGGGCGTATACAGGCAGGCGACCCTGCTTATTTAACCCTCTTTACCCTTAATCGTGAACCCCTTGAACTTGTTGATTCTGAAGGGGATAAGCGAGTCACAGACATCAGCATACAAACGAAGGGAGTCGTTGTAAATGGCGAACTCATGGAATGCTAA